One window of Lolium rigidum isolate FL_2022 unplaced genomic scaffold, APGP_CSIRO_Lrig_0.1 contig_63767_1, whole genome shotgun sequence genomic DNA carries:
- the LOC124681974 gene encoding cytochrome P450 94B3-like, which translates to MDFSVTSSPPLLLIFFLLLPLLCFPCLRQDPKKQPRAHGLKVYPIVGTLPHFVKNQDRFLEWYTGVMQNSPIHTLSFKVLGLTGGAITADPANLEHILKTNFGNYPKGELSVSMLEDFLGHGIFNSDGEQWLWQRKAASYEFSKRSLRNFVVDAVRFEVVERLLPLLERAERDGQTVLDVQDVLERFAFDNICRVAFGEDPACLAEDGMAAPESAEFMAAFNDAQNAIMARFMSPVKWLWRVKRVLGMEPERRMRSALATIHGYADKIIRERREAGQLAHRDDDFLSRFAAAGEHSDESLRDVVTNFILAGRDTTSSALTWFFWLASTRPDVEAKILREVRAARASGGEGASATFSFDELREMHYLHAAITESMRLYPPVAGDTHSCKADDFLPDGTFVGKGWLMTYCAYAMARLESIWGEDCEEFRPERWLDEEGAFRPENPFKYPVFHAGPRMCLGKEMAYIQMKSIVACVLERFSLRYVGGDGHPKLIMALTLRMGGGLPMQVKKQRG; encoded by the coding sequence ATGGATTTCTCTGTGACCTCATCTCCGCCCCTTCTCctgatcttcttcctcctcctgcctCTCCTATGCTTTCCCTGCCTGCGCCAGGACCCAAAGAAGCAGCCTCGCGCCCATGGGCTCAAGGTGTACCCCATCGTCGGCACTTTGCCGCACTTCGTCAAGAACCAGGACCGCTTCCTCGAGTGGTACACCGGCGTCATGCAGAACAGCCCAATCCATACCCTGTCCTTCAAGGTGTTGGGCCTCACCGGCGGCGCCATCACCGCCGACCCGGCAAACCTGGAGCACATACTTAAGACGAACTTCGGGAACTACCCCAAGGGCGAGCTCTCGGTGTCCATGCTCGAGGACTTCCTCGGCCACGGCATCTTCAACTCGGACGGCGAGCAGTGGCTGTGGCAGCGCAAGGCCGCCAGCTACGAGTTCAGCAAGCGCTCGCTGAGGAACTTCGTGGTGGACGCTGTCCGTTTCGAGGTCGTCGAGAGGCTGCTACCGCTGCTCGAGCGGGCGGAGCGGGACGGGCAGACGGTGCTGGACGTGCAGGACGTTCTGGAGCGCTTCGCGTTCGACAACATATGCCGCGTAGCGTTCGGCGAGGACCCGGCTTGCCTCGCCGAGGACGGCATGGCCGCGCCGGAGAGCGCGGAGTTCATGGCCGCGTTCAACGACGCGCAGAACGCCATCATGGCCCGTTTCATGTCGCCCGTCAAGTGGCTGTGGCGCGTCAAGCGGGTGCTCGGCATGGAGCCCGAGAGGCGGATGCGCTCGGCCCTGGCCACCATCCACGGTTACGCTGACAAGATCATCAGGGAGCGCAGGGAGGCCGGgcagctggcgcacagggacgacgACTTCCTGTCGAGGTTCGCTGCGGCCGGCGAGCACAGCGACGAGAGCCTCCGCGACGTGGTCACCAACTTCATCCTCGCCGGCCGCGACACCACCTCGTCCGCGCTCACCTGGTTCTTCTGGCTCGCGTCCACCCGGCCCGACGTGGAGGCCAAGATTCTGCGCGAGGtccgcgcggcgcgcgcgtccggCGGCGAAGGCGCGTCGGCGACGTTCAGTTTCGACGAGCTGCGCGAGATGCACTACCTCCACGCGGCCATCACCGAGTCAATGCGGCTGTACCCACCGGTGGCCGGCGACACGCACAGCTGCAAGGCGGACGATTTCCTCCCGGACGGCACGTTCGTCGGGAAAGGATGGCTGATGACATACTGCGCCTACGCGATGGCGCGGTTGGAGAGCATCTGGGGCGAGGACTGCGAGGAGTTCAGGCCGGAGCGGTGGCTGGACGAGGAGGGCGCGTTCCGGCCGGAGAACCCGTTCAAGTACCCGGTTTTCCACGCCGGGCCGAGGATGTGCCTCGGCAAGGAGATGGCCTACATACAGATGAAGTCCATCGTGGCGTGCGTGCTGGAGAGGTTCAGCTTAAGGTACGTTGGCGGCGACGGGCATCCCAAGCTCATCATGGCGCTCACGCTGCGGATGGGTGGCGGCTTGCCGATGCAGGTGAAGAAACAGAGGGGCTAG